Proteins from a single region of Novosphingobium sp. CECT 9465:
- a CDS encoding ATP-binding protein translates to MSIGHRTHAVFSRRRIDRFVAGISRRAAGYALYVIGSATVAAIVLAAMMTGESLAVHLSIHLAAVVGVCLVMATGAIGLLRKPAEPPINLRLMDDLEAAQSASAAKSRYLANVSHEIRSPLNAIYGYAQLIERETSVDPKDAARVIRRSAEHLTNLVEGLLDIASVEQGVVRIDNVVARLVPMVEQIADMFRPMAEQKGLAFRCELPDRFPEFVRMDVRRVRQVLINLVSNAVKFTNEGEVVLAFRWAGQTATFEVRDTGPGISEALREQVFAPFERSGGEANGGNSGAGLGLAISRAIVQMLGGDLQLDNAEEQGACFRLRLLMPQVSGFVERDAGSIRPTGYVGNRRTVLLVDDNPDHLALLRITLDELGFDISQASDGHTALAIAERGRFDAVILDVSMPGMSGWETAAHMRAVHGRHVAIVMLSANADERHGVDGRVADHDRFLLKPIDLSVLIDALGSLLALEWTWPAGLPAGAAPPRQRQRIVLSDTARVHTEKLKSLVRIGHVRALEGEIRELERAAPEAAPLVAKLYDCLDRFDLAALGRTVEEL, encoded by the coding sequence ATGAGCATTGGCCACCGCACCCATGCAGTTTTTTCACGCCGACGGATTGACCGCTTCGTAGCGGGTATCAGCCGCAGAGCAGCAGGCTATGCGCTGTATGTGATTGGATCGGCCACCGTTGCAGCCATCGTGCTGGCGGCGATGATGACGGGTGAAAGCCTGGCCGTTCATCTGAGCATTCATCTGGCGGCGGTGGTCGGAGTGTGTCTTGTCATGGCGACTGGCGCCATCGGCCTGCTCAGGAAGCCCGCCGAACCGCCGATCAACCTGCGGTTGATGGATGACCTTGAGGCAGCGCAATCGGCAAGCGCCGCGAAGAGCCGCTATCTGGCCAATGTAAGTCACGAAATCCGTTCCCCGCTCAATGCAATCTACGGTTACGCACAGTTGATCGAGCGCGAGACATCGGTTGATCCCAAGGATGCCGCACGTGTGATTCGACGCAGCGCCGAACATCTGACCAACCTTGTCGAAGGCCTGCTGGACATCGCATCGGTGGAGCAGGGCGTGGTGCGTATCGATAACGTCGTCGCGCGGCTGGTTCCCATGGTAGAGCAGATCGCCGACATGTTCCGGCCGATGGCCGAGCAAAAGGGTCTCGCGTTCCGCTGCGAACTGCCTGACCGTTTTCCAGAATTCGTGCGTATGGACGTGCGCCGCGTCAGGCAGGTCCTGATCAACCTGGTCTCCAACGCGGTCAAATTCACGAACGAAGGGGAAGTCGTGCTCGCCTTTCGATGGGCTGGACAGACTGCCACTTTCGAAGTGCGCGATACCGGGCCGGGAATATCAGAGGCGCTGCGTGAACAGGTGTTCGCGCCTTTCGAACGCAGTGGCGGTGAGGCTAATGGCGGCAATTCGGGTGCGGGGCTGGGGCTGGCGATATCCCGCGCCATCGTGCAGATGCTGGGGGGTGACCTGCAACTGGACAATGCAGAGGAACAGGGGGCCTGTTTTCGTCTGCGCCTGTTGATGCCCCAAGTTTCCGGTTTCGTCGAGCGCGATGCCGGATCGATCAGGCCGACAGGCTATGTCGGGAACCGCCGAACGGTGTTGCTGGTCGATGACAACCCCGATCACCTGGCGCTGCTGCGCATAACGCTGGACGAACTCGGTTTCGACATTTCACAAGCCAGCGACGGGCATACCGCACTGGCCATCGCCGAACGGGGACGGTTCGATGCGGTGATCCTCGACGTCAGCATGCCGGGCATGTCCGGTTGGGAAACCGCCGCACACATGCGCGCCGTGCATGGCCGCCACGTGGCAATCGTGATGCTCTCGGCGAACGCGGATGAGCGGCATGGTGTCGATGGCCGGGTGGCTGACCACGATCGCTTCCTGCTTAAGCCGATTGACCTGTCTGTACTGATCGATGCGCTGGGCAGCCTTCTGGCGTTGGAATGGACATGGCCTGCGGGCTTGCCTGCGGGCGCGGCACCGCCGCGGCAACGACAGCGAATTGTTCTGTCAGACACGGCACGGGTACATACCGAAAAGCTGAAATCGCTTGTGCGGATCGGTCATGTTCGCGCATTGGAGGGCGAGATTCGCGAACTTGAGCGGGCAGCGCCCGAAGCGGCCCCGCTTGTTGCCAAGCTATATGATTGCCTCGACAGGTTCGATCTCGCCGCGCTTGGGCGGACGGTGGAGGAATTGTGA
- a CDS encoding TonB-dependent siderophore receptor has translation MRRIASIATRTLLLPSLAFPTALVAQEQERSEIVVIGAGLETAPASQAYNVQQIDRERLLETGSGRLEDALSSAAGFQQFRRSDSRSSNPSAQGATLRALGGNATSRTLVLLDGIPMADPFFGYIPFSAIAPERLGSARITRGGGAGAFGAGAVAGTVELESGNADQLGLVQAGLIANDRGETELSGSLAPKVGDGFAVVTARWDRGKGFWTTPASQRVPASTRARFDAWSTGLRAVAPIAADIELQMRGLLFADRRTLRFSGADTSSSGQDASLRLVGRGNWAFDVLGYVQARDFSNIVISSTSFRKTLDQRATPSTGVGGKAELRPPVGDNMVLRLGADVRRSDGDMAEDAYSAATGLVTARRRAGGSTSDLGLFAENDWQLGPVILTAGARADRWTIREGYFVETTAGGTPTTDLAFADRSGWQGSFRGGAVITASSALSLRGSAYTGLRLPTLNELYRSFNVVAPRSGGGVTITTTQRNADLRIEELEGFEAGIDLAPAPGVSFSATAFDNRIRHAIANVTLGASGNTITRQRQNVDAVHARGIELAARLRAGQFSFDGSLAHTDAEMEASGVSSSLDGKRPAQTPRWAGTATVSFRPAPRWSLGATVRHVGAQFEDDLETDRLPPATTIDAFAQLPLHPAISLVLRGENLGGETIVTRLQDGSMDIGTPRTFWAGIRLEIR, from the coding sequence ATGCGGCGAATCGCCTCAATCGCAACGCGTACCCTCCTCCTTCCGTCGCTTGCTTTTCCAACGGCGCTGGTTGCGCAGGAACAGGAACGGTCGGAAATCGTGGTGATCGGCGCGGGGCTGGAAACCGCGCCTGCATCGCAGGCCTACAATGTCCAGCAGATCGATCGTGAACGCCTGCTTGAAACCGGATCGGGTCGGCTTGAAGATGCCTTGTCTTCGGCCGCAGGTTTCCAGCAATTCCGCCGATCCGATAGCCGTTCCTCCAATCCTTCGGCGCAAGGCGCCACCTTGCGGGCGCTCGGAGGCAATGCAACCAGCCGCACCCTGGTCCTGCTTGATGGCATCCCGATGGCCGATCCCTTTTTTGGTTATATCCCGTTCAGCGCCATCGCGCCGGAACGCCTTGGTTCGGCACGGATCACGCGCGGCGGCGGGGCTGGCGCATTTGGCGCAGGCGCAGTTGCCGGAACCGTCGAACTCGAAAGCGGCAACGCCGATCAGCTCGGACTGGTTCAGGCGGGCCTGATCGCCAACGACCGGGGTGAGACCGAACTATCCGGTTCGCTTGCACCCAAGGTCGGTGATGGCTTTGCGGTCGTCACGGCCCGGTGGGACCGGGGCAAAGGCTTCTGGACCACGCCGGCAAGCCAGCGCGTTCCGGCCAGCACCCGTGCCCGGTTCGATGCCTGGTCGACAGGGCTGCGCGCGGTCGCGCCAATCGCGGCGGACATCGAATTGCAGATGCGCGGATTGCTGTTCGCGGATCGCCGCACCCTGCGTTTTTCCGGTGCTGACACTTCGTCGTCCGGGCAGGATGCATCGCTGCGGCTTGTTGGCCGGGGCAATTGGGCTTTCGACGTGCTGGGCTATGTGCAGGCTCGCGATTTCTCGAATATCGTGATCAGCTCGACAAGCTTCCGCAAAACGCTCGATCAGCGCGCGACACCATCGACCGGCGTTGGCGGAAAGGCCGAATTGCGCCCGCCGGTGGGCGATAACATGGTCCTTCGGCTTGGCGCGGACGTGCGCCGCAGCGATGGCGACATGGCCGAGGATGCCTATTCCGCAGCGACCGGCCTTGTCACCGCCCGCCGTCGTGCCGGGGGCAGCACCAGTGATCTGGGATTGTTCGCCGAAAACGACTGGCAGCTTGGCCCGGTCATTCTGACCGCAGGCGCGCGGGCAGACCGATGGACAATCCGCGAAGGCTACTTCGTCGAAACCACGGCGGGAGGTACGCCGACCACCGATCTTGCCTTTGCCGACCGGAGCGGATGGCAAGGCAGCTTCCGCGGCGGCGCAGTCATAACCGCCAGCAGCGCGCTATCCTTGCGTGGATCGGCCTATACCGGGCTGCGGTTGCCGACGCTCAACGAACTCTACCGCTCGTTCAACGTGGTTGCACCGCGCAGCGGCGGCGGCGTGACGATCACCACGACGCAGCGCAATGCGGACTTGCGCATCGAGGAACTCGAAGGCTTCGAAGCCGGCATTGATCTCGCACCGGCGCCGGGCGTATCTTTCAGCGCCACCGCTTTTGACAATCGCATCAGGCATGCCATCGCCAATGTCACGCTGGGCGCGAGCGGCAACACGATCACCCGGCAGCGCCAGAACGTGGACGCCGTTCATGCGCGCGGCATCGAACTGGCTGCACGGCTGCGCGCAGGCCAGTTTTCATTCGATGGATCGCTCGCCCATACCGACGCCGAAATGGAAGCCTCCGGTGTATCATCTTCGCTTGACGGCAAGCGCCCCGCGCAAACGCCACGCTGGGCCGGAACGGCGACGGTATCGTTTAGGCCTGCGCCGCGTTGGTCACTGGGCGCAACCGTGCGGCACGTCGGCGCACAGTTCGAGGATGATCTCGAAACCGACCGGCTACCCCCTGCCACGACAATCGATGCATTCGCCCAGTTGCCGCTTCATCCGGCAATCAGCCTTGTACTGCGCGGCGAGAACCTTGGTGGCGAGACGATCGTGACCCGGTTACAGGACGGATCGATGGACATAGGTACGCCGCGCACGTTCTGGGCCGGCATACGCCTGGAAATCCGCTGA
- a CDS encoding glycogen/starch/alpha-glucan phosphorylase has translation MSLEINSKAAEIDAQIIDVLRHRVGKDERAAKPHDWYTATVLTLRDAIIDRWMESTRKTYAEGGKRVYYLSLEFLIGRLLRDALSNMGLTRDMEKALREHGLDLSALEDIEPDAALGNGGLGRLAACFMESLASLDIPAYGYGIRYVNGMFRQRIDDGWQVELPETWLSHGNPWEFDRRESAYIIGFGGEVVDIGDGVEWRPAEKVEASAVDTPVVGWRGKRVNTLRLWTAHAFDPLKLDAFNAGDHLGALAEQMRADSLVRVLYPADSTPAGQELRLRQEYFFTSASIQDIVRRHVQYHGDIRTLPDKAAIQLNDTHPAVAVAELMRLMVDVYGLEFSEAWEVTKATVGYTNHTLLPEALESWPLPLFERLLPRHMQIVYAINSRVLREARRAGLDDNAIAAISLIDEGGERRVRMANLAFTGAHSVNGVAALHTDLMKSTVFSDLHKLYPTRINNKTNGVTPRRWLQQCNPGLTSVLKDAIGDGFLDDTAKLADLNALANDASLGERIAEVKRSNKLALAKHLKGLTGIRLDPDALFDVQIKRIHEYKRQLLNLIETVALYDQIRSHPERDWVPRVKIFGGKAASSYHNAKLIIKLANDIVRRVNSDPSVGGLLKVVFVPNYNVSLAERIIPAADLSEQISTAGMEASGTGNMKFALNGALTIGTLDGANVEIKDHVGDDHIEIFGLTADEVEEQRANGYNPRAVIEKSRELQQALAAIATGVFSPDDPDRYKGLMGGIYDHDWFMVAADFDSYHSAQRKIDKRWEDQAGWRASAIRNIANVGWFSSDRTIGEYARDIWGV, from the coding sequence ATGAGCCTCGAAATCAATTCCAAAGCGGCGGAAATCGACGCGCAGATCATTGATGTGCTGCGTCATCGCGTGGGCAAGGATGAACGCGCAGCCAAACCACATGACTGGTACACGGCAACGGTGCTCACCCTGCGCGACGCGATCATCGACCGCTGGATGGAATCCACCCGCAAGACTTATGCCGAGGGCGGCAAGCGGGTCTATTACCTCAGCCTCGAATTCCTGATTGGCCGCCTGCTGCGCGATGCCCTGTCGAACATGGGCCTGACGCGTGACATGGAAAAGGCCTTGCGCGAACACGGGCTTGATCTGTCGGCGCTTGAAGACATCGAACCTGATGCAGCGTTGGGGAACGGCGGCCTTGGGCGTCTTGCGGCCTGCTTCATGGAAAGCCTCGCCAGTCTCGACATCCCGGCCTACGGCTATGGCATCCGTTATGTGAACGGCATGTTCCGCCAGCGTATCGACGATGGTTGGCAGGTCGAACTGCCCGAAACATGGCTGAGCCATGGCAACCCATGGGAATTCGACCGCCGCGAAAGCGCCTATATCATCGGGTTCGGTGGCGAAGTGGTGGACATCGGCGATGGCGTGGAATGGCGCCCTGCCGAAAAGGTCGAAGCCAGCGCAGTCGATACGCCCGTCGTCGGGTGGCGCGGCAAGCGCGTCAACACGCTCCGCCTGTGGACCGCGCACGCATTCGATCCGCTGAAGCTCGACGCCTTCAACGCGGGCGATCACCTTGGCGCACTTGCCGAACAGATGCGCGCAGACAGCCTCGTGCGCGTACTCTATCCGGCAGACTCCACGCCTGCCGGGCAGGAACTGCGGCTGCGGCAGGAGTATTTCTTCACCTCCGCCTCGATCCAGGACATCGTTCGCCGCCACGTCCAGTATCATGGCGACATCCGCACTTTGCCCGACAAGGCTGCGATCCAGCTTAACGACACCCATCCCGCCGTGGCCGTGGCAGAGCTGATGCGGCTTATGGTGGATGTCTACGGGCTGGAATTCAGCGAAGCGTGGGAAGTGACCAAGGCGACGGTCGGCTACACCAATCACACCCTGCTGCCTGAAGCGCTCGAATCCTGGCCGCTGCCGCTGTTCGAACGCCTGCTCCCGCGCCACATGCAGATCGTCTATGCGATCAACAGCCGTGTCCTGCGTGAAGCGCGACGTGCAGGACTGGACGACAATGCGATCGCCGCGATCAGCCTGATCGACGAAGGGGGTGAACGCCGGGTCCGCATGGCGAACCTCGCGTTCACCGGCGCGCACAGCGTCAACGGCGTGGCCGCGCTCCACACCGATTTGATGAAGTCCACCGTGTTTTCGGATCTGCACAAGCTGTACCCGACGCGGATCAACAACAAGACCAACGGCGTCACTCCGCGCCGCTGGCTGCAACAGTGCAATCCCGGCCTTACCTCGGTGCTCAAGGATGCGATCGGCGATGGGTTCCTGGATGACACCGCAAAGCTGGCCGATCTCAACGCGCTGGCAAACGATGCATCGCTGGGTGAACGCATTGCCGAGGTCAAGCGGTCGAACAAGCTGGCGCTCGCCAAGCATCTCAAGGGCTTGACCGGCATCCGGCTCGATCCCGATGCCCTGTTCGACGTCCAGATCAAGCGCATCCACGAATACAAGCGCCAGTTGCTCAACCTGATCGAGACGGTCGCGCTTTACGACCAGATCCGCAGCCACCCGGAACGCGACTGGGTGCCGCGCGTCAAGATTTTCGGCGGCAAGGCGGCTTCAAGCTATCACAACGCCAAGCTGATCATCAAACTGGCCAACGATATCGTCCGCCGCGTCAATTCCGATCCCTCGGTCGGCGGGTTGCTAAAGGTCGTGTTCGTGCCCAATTACAACGTCAGCCTGGCCGAGCGGATCATTCCGGCGGCCGACCTGTCCGAGCAGATTTCGACCGCAGGCATGGAAGCGTCGGGCACCGGCAACATGAAGTTTGCGCTCAACGGCGCGCTCACCATCGGCACGCTCGATGGCGCAAACGTCGAGATCAAGGACCATGTAGGCGACGATCACATCGAAATTTTCGGCCTTACCGCCGATGAGGTGGAGGAGCAGCGCGCCAATGGCTACAACCCGCGCGCCGTGATCGAAAAATCGCGCGAACTGCAACAAGCCCTTGCCGCCATCGCCACCGGCGTATTTTCGCCCGACGATCCCGATCGTTACAAGGGCCTGATGGGTGGCATCTACGATCACGACTGGTTCATGGTCGCCGCCGATTTCGACAGCTATCATTCGGCGCAGCGCAAGATCGACAAGCGCTGGGAAGATCAGGCGGGCTGGCGCGCGTCGGCAATTCGCAACATCGCCAATGTAGGCTGGTTCTCGTCCGATCGCACCATCGGCGAATATGCCCGCGATATCTGGGGGGTCTGA
- the glgB gene encoding 1,4-alpha-glucan branching protein GlgB, whose amino-acid sequence MKPSASAIESLLDGTHADPFSLLGIHEGPDGAFARAVLPGADTAIAWSLAGEKLGELVRVDGRGLFEGKVKGPRQPVRYACKNGGNEWLVTDAFSFGPVLGPMDDFLIAEGTHLRLFDKMGAHLIEHEGASGVHFAVWAPNARIVSVVGDFNDWDHRRHPMRRRADIGVWEVFVPGTGEHRTYKYRIIGADGTLLPLKADPYAQAAEFRPSTASITAHPVKMDWGDEGHRAHWASVDARRQPMSIYEVHPGSWQKPHEDGFYSWDELADRLIPYVTEMGFTHIEFLPVSEHPYDPSWGYQTTGLYAPSARFGPPEGFARFVDGAHRAGVSVLIDWVPAHFPTDEHGLVHFDGTALYEHEDPRLGFHPDWNTLIYNFGRNEVVSFLVNNALFWAERYHVDGLRVDAVASMLYRDYSRKAGEWIANDEGGRENWEAVAFLQKMNRAVYASHPGFLTIAEESTSWPGVSKPAFDEAPREHLGFGFKWNMGFMHDTLQYMVREPVHRQYHHNEITFGLTYAFSENFVLPISHDEVVHGKGSLLTKMSGDDWQKFANLRAYYGLMWGYPGKKLLFMGQEFAQRREWSEARSLDWDLLQAPAHEGIRRWVRDLNRIYASRPALHARDCEPEGFEWLVVDDAQASVFAWLRKAPGAKPVAVICNMTPQVHDHYRLPLPHDGAWREVLNSDAQDYGGSGIGNLGQVVARDGAAFVVLPPLATLMLEFEE is encoded by the coding sequence ATGAAACCATCGGCGAGCGCCATCGAATCCCTTCTGGACGGAACGCACGCCGATCCTTTTTCCTTGCTTGGTATTCATGAAGGCCCCGACGGCGCGTTTGCGCGCGCCGTCCTGCCCGGAGCGGACACGGCTATCGCCTGGTCGCTGGCGGGCGAGAAGCTGGGCGAACTGGTCCGCGTAGACGGACGCGGACTGTTCGAGGGAAAAGTCAAAGGACCGCGCCAGCCCGTCCGCTATGCCTGCAAAAATGGGGGCAACGAATGGCTGGTGACCGATGCCTTCAGCTTCGGCCCTGTGCTCGGCCCGATGGACGATTTCCTGATTGCCGAGGGCACACACCTCCGGCTCTTCGACAAGATGGGCGCGCACCTGATCGAACATGAAGGCGCGTCCGGGGTTCACTTCGCAGTCTGGGCGCCCAATGCGCGTATCGTCAGCGTTGTCGGCGATTTCAACGATTGGGACCACCGCCGCCATCCGATGCGCCGCCGCGCCGATATCGGCGTGTGGGAAGTTTTCGTGCCCGGCACCGGAGAACACCGCACCTACAAATACCGCATTATCGGGGCGGATGGCACTCTGCTGCCGCTGAAAGCCGACCCTTACGCTCAAGCAGCGGAATTTCGCCCCAGCACCGCTTCCATCACCGCCCATCCGGTCAAAATGGACTGGGGCGATGAAGGCCATCGCGCCCATTGGGCCAGTGTCGATGCCCGCCGCCAGCCCATGTCGATCTACGAAGTCCACCCCGGATCGTGGCAAAAGCCGCATGAGGACGGCTTCTATTCGTGGGACGAACTGGCCGACCGCCTGATCCCCTACGTTACCGAGATGGGCTTTACGCACATCGAATTCCTGCCCGTATCCGAACACCCCTATGATCCAAGCTGGGGTTACCAGACGACGGGGCTTTACGCCCCCAGCGCCCGCTTCGGCCCGCCTGAGGGCTTTGCCCGGTTCGTCGATGGCGCGCATCGCGCAGGCGTTTCCGTGCTGATCGACTGGGTGCCCGCGCATTTTCCCACAGATGAACACGGTCTCGTTCATTTCGATGGCACCGCACTGTACGAACACGAAGATCCGCGCCTTGGGTTCCATCCTGATTGGAACACGCTGATCTATAACTTTGGACGCAACGAGGTCGTCAGTTTCCTCGTCAACAACGCGCTGTTCTGGGCAGAGCGCTATCATGTCGATGGTCTTCGCGTCGATGCCGTCGCCTCGATGCTTTACCGCGATTATTCGCGAAAAGCGGGCGAATGGATCGCCAATGACGAAGGCGGCCGCGAAAACTGGGAAGCGGTCGCCTTTCTCCAGAAGATGAACCGCGCTGTCTATGCCAGCCACCCCGGCTTCCTCACCATTGCCGAGGAATCCACGTCATGGCCCGGCGTCAGCAAGCCCGCGTTTGATGAAGCCCCGCGCGAACACCTTGGCTTCGGCTTCAAGTGGAACATGGGCTTCATGCACGATACGCTGCAATACATGGTGCGCGAGCCGGTGCATCGCCAGTATCACCACAATGAAATCACCTTCGGCCTGACCTACGCGTTTTCGGAAAACTTCGTCCTGCCCATCAGCCATGACGAAGTCGTCCACGGCAAGGGCAGCCTGCTGACGAAGATGAGCGGCGATGATTGGCAGAAGTTCGCCAACTTGCGCGCCTATTACGGGTTGATGTGGGGCTATCCCGGCAAGAAGCTGCTGTTCATGGGCCAGGAATTTGCACAGCGCCGCGAATGGAGCGAGGCCCGTTCGCTCGACTGGGATCTGCTTCAGGCTCCGGCGCATGAAGGCATCCGCCGATGGGTTCGCGATCTCAACCGTATTTACGCATCCCGCCCTGCCCTGCACGCCCGCGATTGCGAACCCGAAGGGTTCGAATGGCTGGTCGTGGACGATGCGCAGGCTTCCGTCTTTGCATGGCTGCGCAAGGCTCCGGGTGCAAAGCCCGTCGCGGTGATCTGCAACATGACTCCGCAGGTCCATGATCACTATCGCCTGCCCCTGCCGCATGATGGCGCATGGCGCGAAGTGCTCAACAGCGATGCACAGGACTACGGCGGCAGCGGGATCGGCAATCTGGGACAAGTGGTCGCACGCGATGGCGCCGCCTTCGTCGTCCTGCCGCCGCTGGCCACGTTAATGCTTGAATTCGAAGAATAA
- the glgC gene encoding glucose-1-phosphate adenylyltransferase: MRDSYSQPLARDAMAYVLAGGRGSRLKELTDNRAKPAVYFGGKSRIIDFALSNALNSGIRRIGVATQYKAHSLIRHMQRAWNFMRPERNESFDILPASQRVSENQWYEGTADAVYQNIDIIAAYAPKYMVILAGDHIYKMDYELMLRQHVDSGAHVTVGCLVVPRTEATGFGVMAVDTQDTITAFVEKPADPPGIPGNEGMALASMGIYVFDTAFLFDILRKDAEDPNSSRDFGNDIIPYIVQNGKAVAHRFTASCIRAAEEIEEYWRDVGTLDAYFDANLDLTDIVPKLDMYDREWPIWTDQIIAAPAKFVHDEDGRRGMAISSLISQDCIVSGAIARRSLLFTGVKMGSFSSCEEAVILPYCNIGRNARLSRVILDSGVRIPEGLVVGEDPELDAQRFQRTESGVCLITKRMIDQLA; this comes from the coding sequence ATGCGCGATTCTTACTCACAGCCGCTCGCGCGCGATGCGATGGCCTATGTCCTTGCGGGCGGGCGCGGCAGCCGGTTGAAGGAACTGACCGACAACCGCGCCAAGCCGGCAGTCTATTTCGGCGGCAAATCGCGCATCATCGATTTTGCCCTGTCGAACGCCCTCAATTCCGGCATTCGCCGCATCGGCGTTGCCACGCAATACAAAGCGCATTCGCTGATCCGCCACATGCAGCGCGCGTGGAACTTCATGCGCCCCGAACGCAATGAAAGTTTCGATATCCTGCCAGCCTCGCAGCGCGTCTCGGAAAACCAGTGGTACGAAGGCACCGCCGACGCTGTCTATCAGAACATCGACATCATCGCGGCCTATGCGCCAAAATACATGGTGATCCTGGCAGGCGATCACATCTACAAGATGGACTACGAGCTGATGCTGCGCCAGCACGTGGACAGTGGCGCGCACGTGACCGTCGGCTGCCTTGTGGTGCCCCGCACCGAGGCAACCGGCTTCGGTGTCATGGCGGTCGATACGCAGGACACGATTACCGCCTTCGTCGAAAAGCCCGCCGACCCGCCCGGCATTCCCGGCAATGAAGGCATGGCGCTGGCATCGATGGGCATCTATGTGTTCGATACCGCGTTCCTGTTCGATATCCTGCGCAAGGATGCCGAAGACCCCAATTCCAGCCGCGATTTCGGCAACGACATCATCCCCTATATCGTCCAGAACGGAAAGGCGGTGGCTCACCGCTTTACCGCTTCGTGCATCCGCGCTGCCGAGGAAATCGAGGAATACTGGCGCGATGTCGGCACGCTTGATGCCTATTTCGACGCCAACCTCGACCTGACCGACATCGTCCCCAAGCTTGACATGTACGATCGCGAATGGCCGATCTGGACGGACCAGATCATCGCGGCACCGGCCAAGTTCGTGCACGATGAAGACGGGCGGCGCGGCATGGCCATATCGTCGCTGATCAGCCAGGATTGCATCGTTTCGGGGGCCATCGCGCGGCGCAGCCTGCTGTTCACCGGCGTAAAAATGGGTTCGTTCTCTTCGTGTGAAGAAGCCGTGATCCTGCCCTATTGCAACATCGGTCGAAACGCGCGGCTCAGCCGGGTGATTCTCGATTCCGGTGTGCGTATTCCCGAAGGCCTTGTCGTCGGCGAGGACCCGGAGCTTGACGCCCAGCGCTTCCAGCGCACCGAAAGCGGGGTATGCCTGATCACGAAACGGATGATCGACCAGCTCGCATGA
- the glgA gene encoding glycogen synthase GlgA, translating into MTIKVLSVASEVVPLVKTGGLADVAGALPAAVAPHDVEMTTFLPGYPAVIKALARPRALHTWDSLLGEKARLLGGKIDGHPLLVLDAPAYFQRDGGPYSDSEGRDWDDNWRRFAAFGRAAADIAGGAVKSRKFDLVHAHDWQAAMALAYLRFASPDGARPVPSVMTIHNMAFQGFCGADKFAALGLPPHAWSLDGVEYHGGVGFLKAGLEAASAITTVSPTYAREIRTPEFGMGLEGLIVSRGERVSGIVNGIDTGQWNPERDSALPAHFSLKSLPKRQANKRALESEFGLEPGDGPLFVVISRLTWQKGIDVLLECIDHLVGLGGRLALLGSGDKAMENAFHAAAMRHPGRIGVRIGYDEALSHRMQGGGDAILVPSRFEPCGLTQLYGLAYGCVPVVARTGGLADTVIDANLAAVMGGVATGVQFNRVTYPSLVDAISRTFTLYWQQDIWRGIQRAGMKTDFSWGRSGKAYADLYARLIAEV; encoded by the coding sequence ATGACGATCAAGGTCCTGTCCGTCGCGTCCGAAGTAGTGCCGCTGGTCAAGACCGGCGGCCTTGCCGATGTGGCGGGCGCACTGCCTGCGGCAGTGGCGCCGCACGATGTGGAGATGACGACCTTCCTGCCCGGTTACCCTGCGGTGATCAAAGCGCTCGCCCGCCCCCGCGCGCTCCACACCTGGGATTCGCTGCTTGGCGAAAAGGCGCGGTTGTTGGGTGGCAAGATCGACGGGCACCCGCTTCTGGTGCTTGACGCCCCCGCCTATTTCCAGCGCGACGGTGGCCCCTATTCCGATAGCGAAGGTCGCGATTGGGATGATAACTGGCGACGCTTCGCCGCCTTCGGGCGCGCGGCGGCCGATATTGCGGGCGGCGCGGTCAAGAGCCGCAAGTTCGATCTGGTCCACGCGCACGATTGGCAGGCGGCCATGGCGCTGGCCTACCTCCGCTTTGCCTCGCCAGATGGTGCGCGGCCCGTGCCTTCCGTCATGACCATCCACAACATGGCATTCCAGGGCTTCTGCGGGGCTGACAAATTCGCCGCACTTGGCCTGCCGCCCCACGCGTGGTCGCTCGACGGCGTCGAATACCACGGAGGCGTCGGCTTCCTCAAAGCCGGTCTCGAAGCGGCCAGCGCCATCACCACGGTCAGCCCAACTTACGCGCGCGAAATCCGCACCCCGGAATTCGGCATGGGCCTCGAAGGCCTGATCGTGAGCCGGGGTGAACGCGTATCCGGCATCGTCAACGGCATCGACACAGGCCAGTGGAACCCGGAAAGGGACTCGGCCCTGCCTGCGCACTTCAGCCTGAAAAGCCTCCCAAAACGCCAGGCCAACAAGCGCGCGCTGGAAAGCGAATTCGGCCTCGAACCGGGCGACGGGCCGCTGTTCGTGGTGATCTCGCGGCTGACCTGGCAGAAGGGCATCGACGTCCTTCTCGAATGTATCGATCACCTTGTCGGATTGGGTGGGCGTCTCGCCCTGCTCGGATCAGGCGACAAGGCGATGGAGAACGCCTTTCACGCCGCCGCCATGCGCCACCCCGGCAGGATCGGTGTACGCATCGGCTATGACGAGGCGCTTTCGCATCGCATGCAGGGCGGCGGGGACGCGATCCTTGTGCCGAGCCGGTTCGAACCTTGCGGTCTCACCCAGCTATACGGCCTCGCCTACGGCTGCGTGCCTGTCGTCGCGCGCACCGGCGGCCTTGCCGATACGGTGATCGATGCAAACCTTGCCGCCGTGATGGGCGGCGTTGCTACCGGCGTACAATTCAACCGTGTCACATATCCGTCGCTCGTCGATGCGATCAGCCGGACGTTTACGCTCTATTGGCAACAGGACATCTGGCGTGGCATCCAGCGCGCTGGAATGAAGACAGATTTTTCGTGGGGTCGCTCAGGCAAAGCCTATGCCGATCTCTATGCCAGACTTATTGCGGAGGTATGA